From a single Callithrix jacchus isolate 240 chromosome 5, calJac240_pri, whole genome shotgun sequence genomic region:
- the MGME1 gene encoding mitochondrial genome maintenance exonuclease 1 isoform X2, with product MKMKIFQTICRQLRSSKGFSVESTALVAFSTSSYSCGRKKKVNPYEEVDQEKYSNLVQSVLSSRGLAHTPESLLEKDALLYGPVVRHKPPRQDEGTRMPQNWFPIFNPERNDKSNASDPSVPLKIPLQRNLIPSVTRVLQQTMTKQQVFWLERWKQRMILELGEDGFKEYTSSFHVCDHAYVKNIARDIFLQGKRFHEALESILSPQDTLKERDENLLKSGYIESVQHILKDVSGVRALESAVQHETLNYIGLLDCVAEYQGKLCVIDWKTSEKPKPLLRNTFDNPLQVVAYMGAMNHDTNYSFQVQCGLIVVAYKDGSPAHPHFMDEELCSQYWAKWLLRLEEYTEKKKNQNIQKPE from the exons ATGAAGATGAAGATTTTTCAGACCATCTGCAggcagctcaggagttcaaagggATTTTCTGTGGAATCAACTGCCCTTGTGGCTTTCTCTACTTCCTCTTACTCATGTGGCCGGAAGAAAAAAGTGAACCCATATGAAGAAGTGGACCAAGAAAAATACTCTAATTTAGTTCAGTCTGTCTTGTCATCCAGAGGCCTCGCCCACACCCCAGAATCCTTGTTGGAGAAAGATGCTTTACTCTATGGACCTGTGGTCAGGCATAAGCCCCCAAGGCAAGATGAGGGCACGCGAATGCCACAAAACTGGTTTCCTATCTTCAATCCAGAGAGAAATGATAAATCAAATGCAAGTGATCCTTCAGTTCCTTTGAAAATCCCCTTGCAAAGGAATCTTATACCAAGTGTGACCCGAGTCCTTCAGCAGACCATGACGAAACAGCAGGTTTTCTGGTTGGAGAGGTGGAAACAGCGGATGATTCTGGAACTGGGAGAAGATGGCTTTAAAGAATATACTTCAA GTTTTCATGTTTGTGACCATGCGTATGTGAAGAACATAGCCAGGG ACATCTTTTTACAAGGGAAGCGGTTCCACGAAGCCTTGGAAAGCATACTTTCACCCCAGGACACCTtaaaagagagagatgaaaatcTCCTCAAGTCTGGTTACATCGAAAGTGTTCAGCATATTCTGAAAGATGTCAGTGGAGTGCGAGCTCTTGAAAGTGCTGTTCAACATGAAACCTTAAACTATATAGGTCTGCTGGACTGTGTGGCAGAGTATCA GGGCAAGCTGTGTGTGATTGACTGGAAGACATCAGAGAAACCAAAGCCTTTACTTCGAAATACATTTGACAACCCACTGCAAGTAGTGGCATACATGGGTGCCATGAACCATGACACCAACTACAGCTTTCAG GTTCAGTGTGGTTTAATTGTGGTGGCCTACAAAGATGGATCTCCTGCCCACCCACATTTCATGGATGAAGAGCTCTGTTCCCAGTACTGGGCCAAGTGGCTCCTTCGACTAGAAgaatatacagaaaagaaaaagaaccagaatATTCAGAAACCAGAATAG
- the MGME1 gene encoding mitochondrial genome maintenance exonuclease 1 isoform X1 yields the protein MKMKIFQTICRQLRSSKGFSVESTALVAFSTSSYSCGRKKKVNPYEEVDQEKYSNLVQSVLSSRGLAHTPESLLEKDALLYGPVVRHKPPRQDEGTRMPQNWFPIFNPERNDKSNASDPSVPLKIPLQRNLIPSVTRVLQQTMTKQQVFWLERWKQRMILELGEDGFKEYTSNIFLQGKRFHEALESILSPQDTLKERDENLLKSGYIESVQHILKDVSGVRALESAVQHETLNYIGLLDCVAEYQGKLCVIDWKTSEKPKPLLRNTFDNPLQVVAYMGAMNHDTNYSFQVQCGLIVVAYKDGSPAHPHFMDEELCSQYWAKWLLRLEEYTEKKKNQNIQKPE from the exons ATGAAGATGAAGATTTTTCAGACCATCTGCAggcagctcaggagttcaaagggATTTTCTGTGGAATCAACTGCCCTTGTGGCTTTCTCTACTTCCTCTTACTCATGTGGCCGGAAGAAAAAAGTGAACCCATATGAAGAAGTGGACCAAGAAAAATACTCTAATTTAGTTCAGTCTGTCTTGTCATCCAGAGGCCTCGCCCACACCCCAGAATCCTTGTTGGAGAAAGATGCTTTACTCTATGGACCTGTGGTCAGGCATAAGCCCCCAAGGCAAGATGAGGGCACGCGAATGCCACAAAACTGGTTTCCTATCTTCAATCCAGAGAGAAATGATAAATCAAATGCAAGTGATCCTTCAGTTCCTTTGAAAATCCCCTTGCAAAGGAATCTTATACCAAGTGTGACCCGAGTCCTTCAGCAGACCATGACGAAACAGCAGGTTTTCTGGTTGGAGAGGTGGAAACAGCGGATGATTCTGGAACTGGGAGAAGATGGCTTTAAAGAATATACTTCAA ACATCTTTTTACAAGGGAAGCGGTTCCACGAAGCCTTGGAAAGCATACTTTCACCCCAGGACACCTtaaaagagagagatgaaaatcTCCTCAAGTCTGGTTACATCGAAAGTGTTCAGCATATTCTGAAAGATGTCAGTGGAGTGCGAGCTCTTGAAAGTGCTGTTCAACATGAAACCTTAAACTATATAGGTCTGCTGGACTGTGTGGCAGAGTATCA GGGCAAGCTGTGTGTGATTGACTGGAAGACATCAGAGAAACCAAAGCCTTTACTTCGAAATACATTTGACAACCCACTGCAAGTAGTGGCATACATGGGTGCCATGAACCATGACACCAACTACAGCTTTCAG GTTCAGTGTGGTTTAATTGTGGTGGCCTACAAAGATGGATCTCCTGCCCACCCACATTTCATGGATGAAGAGCTCTGTTCCCAGTACTGGGCCAAGTGGCTCCTTCGACTAGAAgaatatacagaaaagaaaaagaaccagaatATTCAGAAACCAGAATAG